From a region of the Bacillus marinisedimentorum genome:
- a CDS encoding YppE family protein, whose amino-acid sequence MHNQTRELKKLTNELLGFVAEALEIYENPQEGREVDFYGEVKPFADKMKASADKWQELAETWLKENKPDYLHMPQIVSTHENLKIMSIQAFYRDTRKRKFQEMVQSVHYVLKSLDEKI is encoded by the coding sequence ATGCACAATCAAACCCGGGAACTAAAAAAACTGACAAACGAACTGCTCGGCTTTGTGGCTGAAGCACTTGAAATATACGAAAACCCTCAGGAAGGCAGGGAAGTCGATTTTTACGGGGAAGTCAAGCCGTTTGCCGACAAGATGAAAGCATCTGCTGATAAATGGCAGGAACTTGCCGAAACATGGCTGAAAGAAAACAAACCTGATTATTTACATATGCCGCAAATCGTTTCCACTCATGAAAACCTTAAGATCATGTCCATACAGGCATTTTACCGTGATACAAGGAAAAGGAAGTTTCAGGAGATGGTTCAATCTGTACATTATGTGTTGAAAAGCCTTGATGAGAAAATTTGA